A stretch of Perognathus longimembris pacificus isolate PPM17 chromosome 1, ASM2315922v1, whole genome shotgun sequence DNA encodes these proteins:
- the St6galnac4 gene encoding alpha-N-acetyl-neuraminyl-2,3-beta-galactosyl-1,3-N-acetyl-galactosaminide alpha-2,6-sialyltransferase — protein MKAPGRLLLIALCSLAASAAYMLLCCWACMPLCLATCLDRRLPLSKPTVPGPLHFSGYSSVPDGKPLVREPCHSCAVVSSSGQMLGSGLGSQIDNAECVLRMNQAPTVGFEADVGQRSTLRVISHTSVPLLLRNYSHYFQQARDTVYVVWGQGKHMDRTLGGRTYRTLLQLTRMYPGLQVYTFTERMMTYCDQIFQDETGKNRRQSGSFLSTGWFTMILALELCEEIVVYGMVSDNYCREKSPPSVPYHYFEKGRLDECQMYLAHERAPRSAHRFITEKAVFSRWAKKRPIVFAHPSWRAQ, from the exons ggtCGCCTCCTTCTCATCGCGCTGTGTTCCTTGGCCGCCTCGGCTGCCTACATGCTTCTGTGCTGCTGGGCCTGCATGCCCCTCTGCCTGGCCACCTGCCTGGACCGCCGCCTCCCTCTCTCCAAGCCCACTGTGCCGGGGCCTCTGCATTTCAGTGGCTATAGCAGCGTGCCGGATGGAAAG CCGCTCGTCCGTGAGCCTTGCCACAGCTGTGCCGTGGTGTCCAGTTCTGGCCAGATGTTGGGCTCGGGTCTAGGCTCCCAGATCGACAATGCCGAGTGTGTCCTACGCATGAACCAGGCGCCCACGGTGGGCTTTGAGGCGGATGTGGGCCAGCGCAGCACCCTGCGCGTGATCTCGCACACCAGCGTGCCGCTGCTGCTACGCAACTACTCCCACTACTTCCAGCAAGCCCGAGACACCGTCTACGTGGTGTGGGGCCAGGGCAAGCACATGGACCGGACCCTAGGCGGCCGCACCTACCGCACGCTGCTGCAGCTCACCAGGATGTACCCGGGCCTGCAGGTGTACACCTTCACTGAGCGCATGATGACCTACTGCGACCAGATCTTCCAGGACGAGACCGGCAAGAACCG GAGGCAGTCGGGCTCCTTCCTCAGCACTGGCTGGTTCACCATGATCCTGGCCCTGGAGCTGTGTGAGGAGATCGTGGTCTACGGGATGGTGAGCGACAACTACTGCAG GGAGAAGAGCCCCCCCTCCGTGCCTTACCACTACTTCGAGAAGGGCCGGCTGGATGAGTGTCAGATGTACCTGGCCCACGAGCGGGCGCCCCGCAGCGCCCATCGCTTCATCACCGAGAAGGCCGTGTTCTCCCGCTGGGCCAAGAAGAGGCCCATTGTGTTCGCCCACCCGTCCTGGAGGGCGCAGTAG